ATTGGCAGCCGGGAAGCTCCTGACGGCCCAGCATTGCGTCACCCTCCCTCAACAACCTGCCAAAACCTTACGCCCGCTGCTTCGGTGCTTGCAGGGCGAGGTCAGGACGGTCCGTCGTGATCTGCCGGATGGGCTGGCTCAGCCAGTACTCGATTTCCACTTCCTCGTTCGGCACCCAGACCCCGAGGCGTTCGTCACCGAAGCGCGTGGAGAACCAGACGCTCTCCAGCCTCAGCAGTGACTTCTCTACGGCGATGTACACGCCAGGAATAGCGTCCAGCCGCCGTGTAGCTTCCTCCAGCCCTCCGAGCTTCTCGACCGACCGGGCCTCCAGGGACGCAAGCACTGGCAGCGACGGGTCAATCTGCCGCACCCTCTCCAGCACTTCCGGGACGAAGCAGGTCAGAATCGCCTGGTGTTGCATGTCATGGCGCTTGATCGTGTCGATCACGCTGGCCTCGAGCTGCGGGTACGGGTTGCCGGACGCGTCCGTCTTCAGTTCGATGTGCAGTTCCAGTGGGCTGTCCCGAAATACCTCCAGCACTTGCTCAAAACTGGGGATACCCTCGGTACTTCCACGGAGGCGTGTGGCCTGCAGTTCCTCCAGCGTCCTGGCATTGACGGCACCGCAGCCGAAGGTCGTCTGATCGAGTGTGGCGTCGTGAATGACCACCAGCGCACCGTCGAGCGTGGGGTGAACGTCAAACTCGACGCCGTCCACGCCGAGCGTGATGAGTTTGCGGAAACCCTCGAGGCTGTTCTCCGGCCAAAGGCCGCGTGCACCACGATGACCGATGATCTTCACCATAAAAACTCCCTGGGTGCTCATTTTGTTGAGGGGTCCTTGGCGCCGTGAGGCAGGCACGGATGATGCCATCGTACTTGAGTTCCGTGACCGCTCTGGCAGGTCCTGCAGCTGCCTGCAATGGGTGGCGCGCTCCGAACCATTCGGAACGCCAGCATACGCAAGCCAATCAGGGAAAGGTTGGTTAAGGAGGGCGGGAAGCAACTTCAATGCCATACACCCTGGAGGGGGACAACAGTCCGGTGCAACAACTTTGACCTGATGGGTTTGTGCATAGTCTCCGTCGATCGCGCCGAAGTGGCCTGCCCTGAGCAGGCCACCCTGATCCGGTACGCTGAGCGTGTGAACATCACCTTCTTGCGGCACGGCCGGTCTCGCGCGGATGATGAAGGCGTCCACGAAGGCCGCTACGACAGCCCGCTCACAAACGTTGGCCGTGAGCAGGCCCAGCTGCTCGCACGGTACTGGCAAACAAACCCGCCGAACTTCGATCAAGTGGTGTGCAGTCCGCTTCAGCGTGCGCTCGAAACGGCCCGCATCCTTGGCACGGCGCTGGCGCTCGAACCACGCATTGATTCGGACTGGATGGAATTTGACAACGGCCCACTCGCTGGCCTCACCCGTGAGGAAGCACTCGCGCGTTACCCGATTCCTGCGGCGCGAGGACGTTTTGACGCGCTGACTGCCGATGGTGGAGAATCGGAGGCGTCGTTTCACCGACGCGCGAGCAGCGCACTGGAACGGGTCGTGCAGGGTGGCGGTGAGCACGTGTTGGTCGTGGCCCACGGGGGAATTCTGAATGCCGCGCTGCACGAGCTGACTCGCAATGATCGGGTACGGTTTGCGTTCGGTGACACGGGCTTCACCACGGTGGCCTACCATCCACCCACGGAAAGCTTACGGGTGCTCGGGGTGAATCAGCAGCCGCACCTGACTTCAGAATCCCACCCGTTGGCAAGGTAGATCGACACGACATTGCTGTATCGGCAATCTGACCAATTGCTTGGTTTACCGTGCCTGAAAGAGCAGGAGTGATCTGCAAAAAATGTGGCACTGGACGGCGTCAAGGTGCTTTTCAGTCCTTTCCCAGGCGACGCCGGCAGAATTCCACGAATGTCGGTGAGGGCTCAACACCAAGCCGCACGAGAGCCGTGTCAACGCAATCGGGATTCGAAGGGATATACACGGCGTCGCTCAACGCGACCGCTATACCAGGTGAGAGCAGGACCGCCACCTGCAAAGTTTACTTTCATCTTTGGTGGCACCTGTCATCGCCAAGAACCACTACCCCCTGCATACTGAGATGCGGACAAAATCCATTTGAGCGTAAGAAGCACGCCCCACACGTACGCTCAACGTGCTGAACCGAGGGCTGTCTCCTCTGATTCTGTATACGTATGTGGAAACAGACTTTGGCAGCGAGTTCGTGTTCGTGTGACTCTTCAGGCACTGGCTGTCGCACCTTTTGGCAGGAGGTGATTGCGAATCAGCAAAATCTGACCACGATGGCTCAGTTCATCTTCGAACACGTGAAACCACGCCCAGTGGTAATTCACGAGCTTCCCGTTGGGGAAGTCAAACTCCTGAAGCAGCCAGTGATCATCCCGTCGCGACAACTGCTCACAGGTGTGTTTGCGGACCTCGCATAGCAAATCAACGTAGAACGCCAGGTCATGGTCGTGATACGCCTGACGGGCTCTCTCTCCCAGTAGCCATGCTGGAAGCCACCTTGCTTTCTCGGCGTCATTGGGCTCGCGCCCTTCAAAAGTTCGAACTTGATACGCGGCCTCCAACGCGGCGATATGCGCCAATAAGGCACCGATGGAGTTGCCGCGGATCCCGTGATGAAAGTCGAGCTGCGCGCGCGAAAGCCCCTGAACGGCTTTCAGAGTGGTTTCCCGGGTGTACTCCAGCATGGCGAGCAGGTCGGCGATTTTAGGTGTGTAGCCGTCCCGGGGCAGGATTCGGAGATTCAAGGACACATTGCCATTATCTGGGGTTCACTACTTGACGTTTGAGGGGTGGTGCGTGCGAAACGTCCATCGGAAGCGAATATTCAGTTTTTCGTCCGGCTTCCAGCGGGTAGTGGGTTCATCGCGATGACGGGACAGCATCAACAATGGAGGTCCTTACTTGAGGGTTTGGTTGTTATGGAAGGACCGCCTTCCAGTACGATGGCCTTCACAAGCTGGAGGCATGATGCACGAAGGTGAATTCGTCAGGCAGTTGAGGCAGGTGACGCCGAGTGTCCATGACCTCGTGTCGCGTGGCTTGTCAGCGGAGTTGGCTTCAGAGGTCATCAGGGGATATTCCATCCATCCGAAGTCGCGGATTGTGGCGTCAGGGATGCAGGACCCACTGGTGAGGCTGATTGAGAACTACGACCTCTCGAACTTCCATCTCGCGGATGTGACGTTCCCCAAGGAGGTCGAGTGCGGTCGATGGGGATGTGTCGTCGGGCACTACGCGGGAGATGACCTGGTACGTCGGGCGTCAGACGGAAGTGTTTTCCTGATGGAGTTGGGCACAACAGGGCACGCGCTGTATGAATGCGCTGAGAGCGGCGACAAGTTCCTCGACGCCCTTCTGCGCAGCGCTCAGTTCTTCGGCAGGTCGTTGGCGTCCGACCAGCTGGAAGCCCGCCGGATGGTGAGGGAATGTACGGCGCTGGCGGGTGGAGAGCGATACGCGCGCTTCTACAATTCGCTGATTGGTTGCTCGTCACTGGAACTCAATTAGCCCTGACGCTTCCCAATCGGTTCGCGAGACGTGCTGGACCGTTCATGTTTCATTCAATCCCCGTCATCACCAAAAACCCACTACCTTCCAGCGCATAGGCTTGCGCATATTCGAATTCGACGCTATCTTATTTTTATAGCCGCCCGAGAGGCGGCGTTCGTCGTTTTAGGACCATCAGGCTCCGCTTACAGCTCTTCGGGTACGGCCGCGCTTCTTGTCACTCCGTAAAACGATCACGCGCAAGTGCGGAAAGCCACCGAGGCGCTCAAGTCGTTGCCGCGCGGGGCGGGGAAAGCGCCAGATGAACGATAGGAACTCCCAACTGAGTAACTCGCGCCCAAGGTTCATAGGGTCCGGACGACGGTTGAGTAACGCCCTCGTTACCGCGCGGTAGCGGCGGATCGTTTAAGGTGGGACCATGAACGTCAAAGGCCTGGTTTTCATCGTGCTGCTCCTGGGGTCAAGTGCCACCGCGCAGACAGTGAACACCCAGCGGACCATCACCAGTGTGGACGGACTGCTCCTCAAGGAAGTGGATTGCCCGGAAAGCGTGACGCGCCTCCACAAGGTGCGCGTGCAGTGTGGCATCAGCACCCTCCGTCAGCCCGACGTCGAGAAGTTTCTCACTCCGATGCTGGCCCCGGCCGACGTGGCCTTCTACACTTCCAATGAAGCTAGAAGCCAGTGGAACGCCACGATAGCGGAGGGTCAAATCTTCGTGACCTGGCACGATGGAGGTGTGGTCGTCACTCGAGGCTGCGTCCTTCCCAACGTGAGTGGTCTTATCGTGCCGCTGTGCCGACCGAACATGACGTACGTCAACCGTACACCAACGCCATCTGGTCCCTGCCGGCCTGTTTCTCTGGGAGTGAAGCCTCCGAAAGATTGCCGCCCGGCCGAACGTTAAGGACACCAGGTGCTTCAGGCCAGGATCACAAGTACGTGTAAAACGTTTCCAGGCTGATACCGAACTCTCGGGCCACGACGGCTTTTTTCTCCCAGCCTGGACGCGCTGGCGGAGCTGCTCGATCTGAGCGGGGCCCACCACCTTGCCTTCGGCGCGTCCGTCCGGCTTATTCCTGTACCCGACGGTCTTGCGGTGAGTTTCGTCGGATGGACCCCAAGGCCTGCTTCTTCATCCGGCTAGACAACTCGATGGGGCTGCCCAGAATGTGCTAACGTAGCTACGTTAGCGATAACTCAGCAATCAAGCAGAAATTCCCAGGGCAGAATTTCCAGCGGACGCTCGGCAGAATATGCCCGACTGTCGGCTGTACCGTGCAATGCCCACCGGTCCCTTTCGCCTTCAAGGAGAAGCGCATGAAAAAAGCACTTGTACTGGTCGCCCTCGCCCTCGCCTCCGGCGCCCTGGCGCAGCGCACCACCGTCACCATCGGGGTTTACCCCAACCTCGACGACGTGGTGAAAGCTGCCATTCCCGGTTTCCAGAAAAAACATCCCAACATCGAGGTGAAACTCGTCACCCTCGAGTGGGCTGACCACCACACCGCCCTCACCACGGCGCTCGCGACCGGCAGTGGCGCGCAGGATGTCGTGGCAGTCGACTTCGGCTACGTGGCCCGCTTCGCGGAAGGCGGGGGCCTGGAAAACCTCGCCAACGCCCCCTACAACGGCAACAGCCTCAAGAACCAGTTCATCAGCTACACCTTTCCGCAGGCC
The Deinococcus peraridilitoris DSM 19664 genome window above contains:
- a CDS encoding glycerophosphodiester phosphodiesterase family protein, which translates into the protein MVKIIGHRGARGLWPENSLEGFRKLITLGVDGVEFDVHPTLDGALVVIHDATLDQTTFGCGAVNARTLEELQATRLRGSTEGIPSFEQVLEVFRDSPLELHIELKTDASGNPYPQLEASVIDTIKRHDMQHQAILTCFVPEVLERVRQIDPSLPVLASLEARSVEKLGGLEEATRRLDAIPGVYIAVEKSLLRLESVWFSTRFGDERLGVWVPNEEVEIEYWLSQPIRQITTDRPDLALQAPKQRA
- a CDS encoding histidine phosphatase family protein, whose product is MNITFLRHGRSRADDEGVHEGRYDSPLTNVGREQAQLLARYWQTNPPNFDQVVCSPLQRALETARILGTALALEPRIDSDWMEFDNGPLAGLTREEALARYPIPAARGRFDALTADGGESEASFHRRASSALERVVQGGGEHVLVVAHGGILNAALHELTRNDRVRFAFGDTGFTTVAYHPPTESLRVLGVNQQPHLTSESHPLAR
- a CDS encoding DinB family protein, whose protein sequence is MSLNLRILPRDGYTPKIADLLAMLEYTRETTLKAVQGLSRAQLDFHHGIRGNSIGALLAHIAALEAAYQVRTFEGREPNDAEKARWLPAWLLGERARQAYHDHDLAFYVDLLCEVRKHTCEQLSRRDDHWLLQEFDFPNGKLVNYHWAWFHVFEDELSHRGQILLIRNHLLPKGATASA